DNA sequence from the Armigeres subalbatus isolate Guangzhou_Male chromosome 1, GZ_Asu_2, whole genome shotgun sequence genome:
GAGCAATCGATGCTGCTTTCATTCCGTATATCTGGACCATCGGAACAAGCGAAGTGGTACGAAGTGAAGAATATTCAAACGGTTAACAATATAGCTTTACCTCCGCTGAAATTCGACATGGCAAAAGTAAAACGAATGTATCCAATGCTGGATGAGGACAAATTAGCTGCAATTCAAGGTGCTCGTCCCTGTATGCTGATTGGGTCGAACAACGCGGGTCTGATCGTACCTCTGAAGACTGTGCAATACTCGCTCAACGGTTTACAGTTGACACGATGCCACCTGGGATGGACTGTACATGGAGTAATTGACTCTGCCGTTGCTGGATCGGGCGGTCAACATGCGTTGCTGTGTACCGATAACGATGACATCGAGCTTACAGACCTGGTGAAGCAGATGTATAAGGTAGAAGACTTTGGTATCTCTGGTCAGTCGACGGTAATGGCTGATGAAGATCAACGTGCACTAGATATCATGAATCGCACAATCACACGCCGAGGGGAACGCTTCGAGGTAGGGCAGATTTACAGATACAACAATTTCGTCTTCCCGGATAGTAAACCTCTAGCTCTGCGCCGGCTTCAAACCATTGAGAAGAAGATGGACTCGAACCCTGAATTTGCAGAAAAATACTGTAGCAAGATTCAAGACTACATCGATAAGGGTTATGCCAGGAAACTCGAGCCTGAAGAACTGTCAGAAAAATCTAACACCTGGTATCTGCCTCACTTCAGCGTGGTGAGTGGAGAGAAGTTTCGTTTGGTCATGGACGCGAAAGCAAAGTCGCATGGATTCTCTTTGAACGATCTGCTCTTGAAGGGTCCGGATTTCGTTCCTCCGCTGATTGCAATCTTGGTACGAGCAAGGATGAAGAAGATAGCTTTCGTAGCTGACATCCGGGAAATGTTTCACCAAGTGCGCATCCGTCCTGAAGATCAAAATTCCCAACGTTTTCTATGGCGTGGTATGAACCGCACGGTTCCACCAGATGTATACGTGATGAAGGTTATGATATTTGGCGCGGTTTCGTCCCCATCGATGGCACAATTCATAAAGAATTTCAATGCAAAGGAACTGGAAGAAAAGCATCCTGGCGTCGAACGAGCAGTTGTTAAACAACATTATGTCGACGATTATTTCGACTGCGCTGACACTGAAGAAGCGGCAATCGAACTGATCCAACGCGTGATAAATGTTCACGAGCAAGGCGGATTCAAGCTGGCGAAGTTCTCTTCGAATTCCAAAACTGTGATCGACTCGCTCGATCCTGAAATTGTGGCCGGCTGTAGAGAAGGTGAGGTTCGCGTTCTCGGAATTAGATGGGATCTGCAGTCCGATGAATTTGTTTTTCCATTGTCTTTCTCAAACCTGGATGAGCGCTTCCAAAGTGGCGAAGCCATTCCAACAAAACGGCAGCTGTTGAGGTTCATGATGAGTATCTTTGACCCACTTAGTTTTCTCAGTCCAATAACAATACAACTGAAGATTATCTTCCAAGAGCTGTGGCGGTTGCAATCCGGTTGGGACGATGAAATTCCCGACGGACTGGTTCCCAGATGGACGGATTGGTTGGTCGAAACTAGGAAGTTAAACGAAATTCGTTTCTCAAGGTACTATTACCCTGCGGTTTCGTCTTTTTCCAATGTGGAATTACATGCCTTCTGTGATGCGAGTGACAAGGCGTTTGCTTGCGTGGTATATATGGTTCATCGTAGTCAAGGTAAAGTTCATGTGGCCCTGGTATATGCCAAGTCAAGAGTGGCGCCCCTAAAGTCACAAACTGTACCACGCCTGGAACTACAAGGATGTGTTCTCGCAAGTCAGATGGTGAGCGTACTACAAACGGAGATGATGGTGGATATTACCAGGGTGTACTTCTGGACCGACTCTAAGATCTGCTTGAGTTGGCTGAAGACAGGTCAAATTCTGCCAGTGTACGTTGGCGCACGTGTGATGCGGATTAAAGAAAATGGACACGGAACCGATTTGTGGCGCTGGGTTCCATCACAGCTGAATGTGGCTGATTTGGCCACGAAATGTTCAAAGTTTGGCAATATGCATGAGTGGTTGCGAGGTCCAGACTTCCTTCATCGCGACAGTATGTACTGGCCTACTGAGGAACCATTGGCGATGTCTACTGCAGAGCTGGTAAATTTTCAATCTGAAATCATCGTCGATAGTAGCACCAATCTGTTGTGTTACACTGTACACGAAGAAGCATCGATTGAGCTGCCCGACATTTCAAGGTTCTCAGATTTCAATAGGCTGATCAGATCAACCGCATACTACCTGAAAATGAGAAAACTGTTAGTATTGCCAAGATCCGAGAAACCTGATCGTTTGACGTTATCTGTTCAAGAAATATCCGACGCTAGAAATAATTGGTACAAGAAAGTACAAGCTGAAGTCTTTGGGTCAGAGCTGTTTAATCTGAAGAAGACAGGATATGTGAAAGCTAACAGCCGATTAAGAACGTATTCTCCATTTCTCCACAATGGAATCATCCGCATGCGAGGTCGTGTTCAAGATAACAACCAGTCGTTCGAAGTAAACAACCCGTGATTCTACCTGACAATCATCCGTTTTCAACATTGATCATTCGTATGTATCACATCGCGAACGCGCATCAGGGGTTGGAGGCTGTCATCAATAACGTCAAGGAACGCCACCGTATACTGAAGATCCGTTCGCAAGTAAAGAAGTATGCACTGTCTTGTGTGAGGTGTCGAGAACTGAGAGCGAAACCAACTGTTCCGCAAATGGGAAATCTACCACCGGAAAGAACGACTCCGTTCGCGTATCCGTTCACCTGTACCGGAATCGATTATTTCGGACCGCTATCTGTGAAGGTCGGCCGTCATCTAGAGAAGAGATGGATAGTGCTGTTTACCTGTATGACATCAAGAGCAGTACACCTGGAGATTGTGCCGTCACTCGATACGAATAGCTGTTTAATGGCCATACGATGTTTTATGGCTATCCGTGGTCTACCGCAGTTCATCATGACCGATAATGGGACTAACTTCATCGGTGCTGTCCAAGAGTTGAAGACACTGGTAAAAACACTCGATCAGCCGCAGATCGAAAGTTCCTTGAGCGTTAGGGGTGTGCAGTGGAAATTTATACCGCCTGGCGCTCCGCATTTCGGAGGTTGCTGGGAGCGACTAGTGCGTTCAATCAAAACCGCTCTTCGTGCGATGCTGCGGGAACAACACCCTACGGATTTAGTGCTTCGAACAGCATTGTGCGAAGCAATGAATATTGTCAATAATCGACCGCTAACGCACGTTCCCGATGACCCCCTGGATCCGGAACCGTTAACGCCAAACATGTTACTACTGGGCCGTAACAATATAATTCAGTTTGATCACGATTTCGACGAAAGGGATCTGGACTGTCGTGCTGCCTACAAACATTCGCAGATATTTGCTGACCGTTTCTGGCGCAGATGGGTAGCAGCGTACCGTCCGGAGCTCATCCGAGTCGCAAGTGGCCCGACAACAGATTGTATCACGAATACAAAGTTGGCGACCTTGTGATGATTGTGGACGAATCATTACATCGTGGCAATTGGCCAAAGGGTGTAGTGGAAAAATCTATCGTGGACCAGATGGAAATATAAGAGCTATTGAAATCAAAACTTCCAAATCAACCTATAAGCGACCTGTCAGCAAAATCGTGTTGCTTGAAGCCATCACCTCGGTTCCTGGGCCGGAGAATGTTGCCAACACTGCAGCAGCGAGAACATCTGTGACGTCATAGGCGTCCGAAATAAAAGTTGCCACGGCGTCGACGTCTGCCGCATCCACGTGTCGTCATGGTAATCAAATCAACAACCATCGAAGTATGCCATGCATGAAAATCTAGAAAAATCTACACTTTTATCAAGAACTTCAAGCCATCCAGAAGCAAATTAAATGTACTTAATCTAACTTATTCTAAAATAAAATAGTATAGTAAAACTTATAAGTTAGTAATTATTAGCGAAAAGGTGAGAAATTGCCAATAGTAAAGTGCCTGTCTGTTAGCTTTGTGGTATTGTACTGTGAGGTTTGTGAGTGTCCGATGTCGTTGGCGGGATCCTGAATGTGGCCAAACCTGAGGCTCCACCCCCCGACGCGCAACATCCTGAAATCGTACAGTCTTCCCCCGCAGACAGGTGAGTTGGTGTGACGGTGCTTCTGCTGTGCCCGTTAGCTCACTGAACGCGTAATTTACATTGGTCCTTCTCCCCCGACAGGTGAGTTGGTGTGACGGTGCTTCTGCTGTGCCCGTTAGCTCACTGAACGCGTAATTTACATTGGTCCTTCTCCCCCGACAGGTGAGTTGGTGTGACGGTGCTTCTGCTGTGCCCGTTAGCTCACTGAACGCGTAATTTACAGTTGCTTTGCACAAGTCATACGGAGTGATTTTAAAATCAACATAAGTTTAAATACCCTTTAGCGGGTAGATAGGgcaaactggggtaatatgcaccctcaGGGGAAAATGAATGACTCTTTGGTGTTTTTGCGATGTATCAGACCcaatgtttgcagaaatcgctctcaatagataaagaacaacgataaaagggaggcaaaaacctcttcgaatcataacaagccatgaaaacaaaactatcacaCTTGTAcaagttagaaaaaaaaactactgttTCGGATTAGCGGCCCCCACCGAGaaggtttgataaaacgctttgttctcgctcattttatgttggggaccatattttttttcgcacagctgtataaaacaagttgaaatgcatcatcagaaccagtgccccCGCAgttggggcttattaaaagaaatatatcatgggttgtagccccccgaatcagttcattatcataACAGCTACCCAAAAATGTCTTTCGCGATAtactacctatcgagagtgtaaaCAGACACGATGAGTGAGGCGTtatctcattctcctttggattcaaaccttGTTCAGACCTATTTTCACAAATGCATACCGCTAAATTGGTAGTTCGGGATCCGAAGtacatttatttatcatcagactaaggccggagtggcctgtgctgcacataaaagacttctccattcagctcggttcatggctgcacttcgccaaccacgcagtctgcggagg
Encoded proteins:
- the LOC134206123 gene encoding uncharacterized protein LOC134206123, producing the protein MKDLPFFTGDVMEWTVFENEFKTSTEEFQLTDRDNLRRLNKALQGKARKTVEALLSSPDNVNQILRMLKSNFGRTEWVVANRLEALRNLENVKEGSIESFRTFYNAVIGTKIAMANAKADNYLMNPELICHLADKLPAFSKQMWVRHKAALMKEGEVIEFKTFSRWLEDEMDNQLASLNPVFNAKKSSYQPKQKPMILNITSRNNEETRKCPLCSASSHCGLEKCEQFRKLSVAQRRSTANSCKVCYICLKSDHARRNCKSDKKCSICKKNHHELVHSDESTRSPRYHRTEHQENVCNVNGKNMNTLLRVGKVKIRGPKGVEEVFALFDEGSSLSMMDAAVAENIGLRGPIAPVTYRWTNGILHKEEQSMLLSFRISGPSEQAKWYEVKNIQTVNNIALPPLKFDMAKVKRMYPMLDEDKLAAIQGARPCMLIGSNNAGLIVPLKTVQYSLNGLQLTRCHLGWTVHGVIDSAVAGSGGQHALLCTDNDDIELTDLVKQMYKVEDFGISGQSTVMADEDQRALDIMNRTITRRGERFEVGQIYRYNNFVFPDSKPLALRRLQTIEKKMDSNPEFAEKYCSKIQDYIDKGYARKLEPEELSEKSNTWYLPHFSVVSGEKFRLVMDAKAKSHGFSLNDLLLKGPDFVPPLIAILVRARMKKIAFVADIREMFHQVRIRPEDQNSQRFLWRGMNRTVPPDVYVMKVMIFGAVSSPSMAQFIKNFNAKELEEKHPGVERAVVKQHYVDDYFDCADTEEAAIELIQRVINVHEQGGFKLAKFSSNSKTVIDSLDPEIVAGCREGEVRVLGIRWDLQSDEFVFPLSFSNLDERFQSGEAIPTKRQLLRFMMSIFDPLSFLSPITIQLKIIFQELWRLQSGWDDEIPDGLVPRWTDWLVETRKLNEIRFSRYYYPAVSSFSNVELHAFCDASDKAFACVVYMVHRSQGKVHVALVYAKSRVAPLKSQTVPRLELQGCVLASQMVSVLQTEMMVDITRVYFWTDSKICLSWLKTGQILPVYVGARVMRIKENGHGTDLWRWVPSQLNVADLATKCSKFGNMHEWLRGPDFLHRDSMYWPTEEPLAMSTAELVNFQSEIIVDSSTNLLCYTVHEEASIELPDISRFSDFNRLIRSTAYYLKMRKLLVLPRSEKPDRLTLSVQEISDARNNWYKKVQAEVFGSELFNLKKTGYVKANSRLRTYSPFLHNGIIRMRGRVQDNNQSFEVNNP